The DNA sequence AAAGAAAAAAAAATTTTATCAAATTTTAAAGTAGCAGAAGTCATTGCTTTAAAACCATATATTTTCCCAGCAGAAATTATTATAGATAAAGGTAAAAAGGATGGTATAGCAGAAAATAATCTTGTTCTAACAAGGGATATTTTCTTAATTGGAAGAGTGGTGGAAGTTAATAATTCATATTCCAGAGTAATTTCTATTTTTAATAAAAAAACAAAAATAAGTGCCATAGTTTCATCTACAAAAGAAATTGGTGTGCTTGAAGGAGGATATGCGCCTTTTCTAT is a window from the bacterium genome containing:
- the mreC gene encoding rod shape-determining protein MreC; amino-acid sequence: KEKKILSNFKVAEVIALKPYIFPAEIIIDKGKKDGIAENNLVLTRDIFLIGRVVEVNNSYSRVISIFNKKTKISAIVSSTKEIGVLEGGYAPFLLMKYIPYDSKVKIGDEIYTSGFSEYYHSGIKIGKIVKISKDTNSLFLKIFVKPYISSYDFKEVIICE